A genomic stretch from Engraulis encrasicolus isolate BLACKSEA-1 chromosome 10, IST_EnEncr_1.0, whole genome shotgun sequence includes:
- the LOC134456641 gene encoding uncharacterized protein LOC134456641 — MATQTEWPTSEMASQTECLTAEVATQAEPATAEAATQAGRVTAEAGIQAIWGTAEAGIQAVRGTVEAETQAVWATSEAGIQAERETAEVDIQVDWIEATTIGLQQSTQAHVARGQLVLFEPPTGTVQGMCQMMGFEFSEVFRQGVMWVEVKLRCEEWREGPYLRRYWYLTNTCYQQTAEGIVGPYANGELVTFVERYCGGITGLYSHMQTQMTTVMEIGGLLHAETTTTCRGLSMDAAGMWTRLETTRTLLMPLDLFMPPPDATDDSAGLLEIDWYPAPDDAATADDDAAADDDDSAPDDDAAAADDDDDAAADDDTAPDDDADDDSAPDDDDAADDDDADDDDSAPDDDDAADDDSAPDDAAAPADDDSAPDDDAAAADDSASATPADDDSTPDDDSAPADDSAAGPNAVAPLASQVPSVFYLFQSTGLEDFHLRLGGLREACTVLLAQPETANYIAVTGSMLLKNMAALNGKDAGATQQAFDALVAFAQTQTLTATTELLEVGVHQFNLLDVVFELLLLRDLGVVVQLVPRVQGGFLDHLAAVVQSFLPSEAWPPQAAQCWQLLQSTAVFFVVEILSLDVSAYHQPQHLAQRVFSCLECRIDQLLSVMPSG; from the exons ATGGCGACCCAGACGGAGTGGCCGACTTCGGAGATGGCGAGCCAGACAGAGTGCCTGACAGCGGAGGTGGCGACCCAGGCAGAGCCAGCAACGGCGGAGGCGGCAACCCAGGCTGGGCGGGTGACAGCCGAAGCCGGGATCCAAGCTATCTGGGGAACGGCTGAGGCCGGAATCCAGGCGGTGAGAGGAACGGTGGAGGCTGAGACCCAAGCAGTCTGGGCAACGAGCGAGGCCGGGATCCAGGCGGAGAGGGAAACTGCGGAGGTGGACATCCAGGTGGACTGGATCGAGG CAACCACCATTGGATTGCAGCAGAGCACCCAGGCG CATGTGGCCAGAGGACAGCTGGTCCTGTTCGAG CCTCCGACGGGGACAGTCCAGGGCATGTGCCAGATGATGGGATTCGAGTTCTCGGAGGTCTTCCGCCAGGGTGTCATG TGGGTGGAGGTGAAGCTGAGGTGTGAGGAGTGGCGTGAGGGCCCCTACCTGAGGAGGTACTGGTACCTCACCAACACCTGTTACCAGCAGACAGCAGAG GGGATCGTTGGACCATACGCCAATGGGGAGTTGGTCACATTCGTTGAG CGATActgcggaggcatcacagggttGTACtcccacatgcagacacagatgaCCACTGTCATGGAGATCGGAGGACTCCTG CATGCCGAGACAACCACCACGTGCAGGGGTCTGTCCATGGACGCAGCTGGGATGTGGACCCGCCTGGAGACTACCAGAACTCTCCTGATGCCGCTGGACCTGTTCATGCCTCCGCCGGACGCTACTGACGACAGTGCTGGACTCCTGGAGATCGACTGGTATCCTGCTCCTGACGACGCTGCCACAGCTGACGATGACGCTGCTGCTGACGACGATGACTCTGCCCCTGACgacgatgctgctgctgctgacgacgACGATGACGCTGCTGCTGACGACGACACTGCCCCTGACGACGACGCTGACGACGACTCTGCCCCTGACGACGACGACGCTGCTGATGACGACGACGCTGATGACGACGACTCCGCCCCTGACGACGACGACGCTGCTGATGACGACTCTGCCCCTGACGACGCTGCCGCCCCTGCCGATGACGACTCTGCCCCTGACGacgacgctgctgctgctgacgactCTGCCTCTGCCACCCCTGCTGACGATGACTCTACCCCCGACGACGACTCTGCCCCTGCTGATGACTCTGCCGCTGGTCCTAATGCTGTTGCCCCTCTCGCTAGCCAGGTTCCCTCTGTGTT CTACCTCTTCCAGTCCACCGGTCTGGAGGACTTCCACCTGAGGCTTGGAGGACTGAGGGAAGCCTGCACT GTCTTGCTTGCGCAGCCAGAGACGGCCAACTACATCGCCGTGACAGGGTCCATGCTCCTGAAGAACATGGCCGCCCTCAACGGAAAG GATGCTGGTGCAACTCAGCAGGCCTTTGACGCGTTGGTGGCCTTCGCCCAGACACAGACTCTCACCGCCACCACTGAGCTCCTGGAGGTTGGG GTCCACCAGTTCAACCTCCTGGACGTGGTCTTTGAGCTTCTCCTCCTCAGAGACTTGGGGGTTGTTGTGCAGCTGGTCCCT CGGGTACAGGGCGGGTTCCTGGATCATCTGGCAGCAGTGGTCCAGTCCTTCCTGCCCTCTGAGGCTTGGCCACCCCAGGCAGCGCAGTGCTGGCAGCTCCTGCAG TCTACGGCAGTCTTCTTCGTGGTGGAGATCCTGTCCCTGGACGTGTCGGCGTACCACCAGCCCCAGCACCTGGCCCAGAGGGTCTTCAGCTGCCTGGAGTGCCGCATCGACCAGCTGCTGAGCGTGATGCCCTCCGGCTaa